The Bacteroidota bacterium genome includes the window AAGCAATTATCATAAATAAGCCAATGATTCCAAATTGTATAAATGGATAGTATTTCAATTGAGTAAGTAAAAAGGAATCCTTATAAAATATATAATTCTTTTCACCATTCCCCAACTCTACAGCTATTGGAGTATTAGCGGCAGCCATAGAGGTAATTAGTTTTTTTACAAGTTCAGGCGATACAATTTGGGTAGTATCAATGTTCCCATAATAAATTATTTGTTGTTGACTTTGATCGGTGTAAAGCACAGGAACCGATGCCGAATTAATTACTACTTCCGAAATAAAGGATTTGATTAAATCGTCGAGAACAACTTTTAATTCTGAAAAAAGTTTGGAGTCTTTGTAATAGAGGTAATTTTTTTTGTCGCCCGATAGTTTTATTTCAATAGGAGGCTGTAATGCACTCATCAACTTTATTTGTTCGCGCAAATAACTGCTGTCTGAAGCTTGCGCAGAATCAAGGTTACGTGACGAAATAACCTTATTGTTTTCATCAGTAAGTATTACAGGAACAGATTCATTGTTTTTAATTACTTCAAAAATGAAGCTCAAATCGCCTAAATCTAAATTTGGATTTGCAAGCTTTTTACTTCCTTCTGCCCATAGTTCTACTTTTTTTCGCTCTTCATTTTTAAGTCGATCAAATAAGCTATTGGTGTATTTTACAAGGTTGGCTTTTTTTTGAATAGCCTCGGCCCAAAGTTTCACTTTTGTACGCTCTTCTAAGGCAATTTTGTTAGCTAGTATATTAGTATACCACAATGATACCACTACTATAAGCAGGGCAACAGCAACTAACCATATTTTCCAATTCTGTTTTTTTTGGTAAATACTCATACAAAAATTAGGTTCAGCGTTTCACAAGTCATAAGTCAATTCACAACGCAGAGCGTTCACTAAAGTACTTCTTTGCTTGATATTTTACAAAAAACCTGAAAAATATCAATCTTGTTAGTAAAAGTTGTTCGTGCTTTTTTTACTGTTTTTTAGCAATAGTTAGCGAATTTATGGTTGATTAAAGTTTAAAAGTGAATCATAAAAGAATAGCTTTGCAATTCTGTTAATTAAAATTTTTCAATCGTAAACTCAATAAACTTTAAACCAATGATACCAAAAAGTGCAAAAGCTGTTACAGTCAAATTTTTGCTGTTTGCAGTGCTATTTACAATCAGTATTTCTGTCAATGCACAACCCAAATTGATCGAAAAAATTAGCAAAATCGGAAGCGAGGTTGTTATTCCTTACGAAAAATATACCCTTCCTAATGGATTAACAATTGTAATTCATGAGGATCATTCCGACCCAGCTGTGTATGTGGACGTAACTTATCATGTGGGTTCAGCTCGAGAGGAAATCGGACGATCGGGTTTTGCACATTTTTTTGAACACATGATGTTTCAAGGTTCCGACCACGTTGGTGACGACCAACATTTTAAAATTGTTTCGGAAGCAGGAGGAAATTTAAATGGTACTACCAATAGCGACCGCACCAATTATTTTGAAACCATGCCAAGCAACCAACTTGAAGTAGCCTTATGGTTAGAAGCAGATAGAATGGGCTTTTTGCTAGATGCTGTTACACAAAAGAAATTTGAAATTCAACGTTCAACGGTAAAAAACGAACGCGGTCAAAACTATGATAATAGACCTTACGGATTGGTAAATGAAAAAACCTATCAAGCAATGTATCCATATGGACATCCTTATTCATGGTCGACGATTGGTTATTTGGTTGATTTGGACCGCGTAGATGTTTCTGACTTGAAAGCATTTTTTCTGCGCTGGTATGGACCTAATAATGCAACCTTAACCGTTGCCGGTGATGTAAATCCGGCAGAGGTATTGAAGTTGGCCGAAAAATATTTTGGAACAATTCCTCAATGCCCGGCTGTTAAAAACATGGTGCCGGTGCCAGTAAAACTTGACAAGGATCGTTACATTTCTTATGAAGACAATATTAAATTTCCATTGTTGCAATTAGCTTTCCCAACTGTTGAAGCGCGACATGCAGATGAGGCTGCTTTAGATATTTTGGCTGAAGTTTTAGGTCAAAGCAAAACTTCAGTTATTTATCAAAACCTTGTAAAGTCTCAAAAATCGGTGCAAGCATTGGCTGAGCATGGATGCCGTGAATTAGGCGGAAGTTTTGAAATTAGTGCTATTGCTTCACCCGGTACTACTCCAGCAGAGTTGGAAAAAATAATTCGCTCGTCGATGGACGAATTTGAAAAAAAGGGTATTACCGATGAGGATTTAAAACGTTATAAGGCAAGCTATGAAGCAAATACAATTAATTCCTTAAATAGTGTTCGCGGTAAAGGAGCACAATTAGCATTTTATCAAACCTTTACAGGAAACCCGAATTACATACAAACGGATATGAGCCGTTATATGAAGGTTAGTAAAGAAGATGTAATGCGTGTTTATCGTCAATACATAAAAGGGAAACCGGCAGTTATTCTTACTGTTTATGGAAAAGGGAAATCGGAATTAAAAGCGCATGAAGATAATTTTACTCCACCGGTAATAAACCCGAATGATGCTGACCATGCTGAATACAAAGGGCTAGTTTATAAAAAAGCGGTTGATACGTTTGACAGAAGTAAAAAGCCCAATGCTGGTGCGAACCCTGTTGTGAAGGTTCCAGCTCTTTGGGAAGAGAAATTTGCAAACGGATTAAAAATAATTGGTACTCAAAACGATGAAATTCCTTCAGTTACTTTGCAACTTACGATTGAAGCAGGACATAGATTAGAGGATAAATCAAAGGCCGGAGTAGCTCAATTGCTTGGAGACATTATGCAAGAATCAACCGAAAAATATACTGCCGAGCAAATGGAAGATGCATTGGCAAAGTTGGGAAGTAGTATATCACTTTCATCTGGAGCATCAGAAATTACGGTAACAATTTCTTCACTTACCAGAAACTTGGATGCTACACTTAAGTTAGCCGAGGAAATCCTTTTTCATCCTAAGTTTGATAAGGAAGATTTTGAGCTGGTGAAATCTCAAAAACTTCAAGCAATTTCTAACCAGGTTACTCAACCGGTAGTGGTTGCCAATAACGTATTTAATAAGCTACTTTATGGCGATAATAGTATCATGTCGATCCCTGCCGGAGGTACTACTGCTACTGTAAGTTCTATTACTTTAGAAGATTTGAAATCATACTATAACAAGAATATTTCTCCCAATATATCAAACTTGGTAGTTGTTGGAGATATCAATAAAGCGGATGTTTTGACAAAGTTGAGTTTTTTGAAAAACTGGAAATCTACCAATGTTAGTTTGCCTAAGGAAGATGCTATTCCGGCAATTGACAAAACGAAAATTTACCTCATTAATAAAGACAAAGCAGCACAAAGTGAAATTCGAATTGGATACATGTCGATGCCATTTGATGCCACAGGTGAGTATTATAAATCAACGCTTATGAACTTTACCTTAGGAGGCGCTTTCAACAGCCGAATAAACATGAATTTGCGTGAAGATAAAGGGTATACGTATGGAGCTCGCTCAAATTTTAACGGCTCAAAATACGCAGGTCCTTTTGTTGCTGCAGCTGGTGTTCGAGCAAATGCAACCGATAGTGCCATGGTTGAATTTATTAAGGAAATAAATAATTATTCAGGTTCAGGAATTTCAGAAGAAGAACTAAAGTTTACTAAAAGTTCAATTGGTTTATCAGAAGCATTGAAATATGAAACACCTGCTCAAAAGGCAGTATTTTTAAAACGAATTTCTGATTTTAATCTTAGTCCGGATTATACCGACAAGCAAAATCAAATCTTAAATTCAATTACTAAAGCTGAAATTGATCAACTGGCCAAACAAAAATTGCCACTTGAAAAAATGGTGATAACGGTAGTAGGGGATAAGAAATTAATTTATGAAGGCTTATCGAAACTGGGATATGAAATTATAGAAATGGATGCCGATGGTAAGGTGTTGTACGATAAAAATAATCAACCACTTTATCCTACTGATAAAAAATAAAAAAAAGGCCGGAATTAATTCCGGCCTTTTTTATGCGTATTACTTCCCACAATTGCAACCTCCTGAGAAAAGCACTACTGTATTGGGAAGTTGTTTTTTAATACGTTCTTGAGCCGGTTCGTTGATATTAATGACTCGTAAATCTACTTTTTTAAGCTGTTGTAGTTGGCTTATACTTTCAGGAAATTGATCAATTTCATTACTCCACAAATCAAGAACCGTTAAGCTGCTAAGATTTCCAATTTCTTTTGGTAGGGTTTCAATTTCATTTTGGTTGAGCACTAAAATCTTTAGTTTTTTTAAATAGCCCAAAGTATACGGAACTGACCGTAATTTATTTTTTGAAGCATTTAAATACTCCAAATTTTCAAGCTTTCCAATACTTGCTGGTAATTCTTTCAGTTTGTTTTTAGATATATCCAACCATCTCAAATTTGAAAAAACAACTAAAGTATCTGGCAAGTTATGATGAGGTAATTTATGCAATTTCAATTTGTATACTTCAGAGGGATGCAGCAATGCTTCTTCAAGAGAAGTAAAAATGCGAGAAGTATCAGGTTCTGGCTGTGCTATTAGATGATTTAGCATGAAAAACATACATAGTAAAAGAAAATATTTTTTCATTTCCTGAAAATGTCAATCAAACTTAATTGTATAAAATATAATCCGGAAACAGGATTACGATTAGTTTAATTTAGTATGGAGAATAATTACCAATCACCACCGGCACCGCCACCTCCAAAACCACCGCCACCAAATCCACCAAATCCACCACTGCCACCTCCGCCAAAACCTCCAAATCCACTGTTTCCTCCGCCTCTCATCATATTACTTAAAATATGTCCTGCTACATAGGTTGACATATGACCACCACCACCACCTCTTCCTCCGAAAAGTCGAATTAAAATAAAGACTATTATTAGGACGATTATAAGTGTAAATATGGGATTGCGTTTCGTTTTTTTACCGGGAATTTGGTCTGCTTTAAACTTCCCTGTTAAGTAGCCCATTAATTGGCTCGTACCAGCATCTAAACCTGTGTAAAATGCTCCTGATTTAAAATTGGGATTAATTACATTATCTACAATTTGGTTGCAGATAGCATCAGGTAAATATTCTTCAACACCGTAGCCGGTTGCAATGAATGTTTTTCTTTCTTGCTTCGCAACAACAATGAGTACACCATTGTTGATTCCTTTTTGCCCAATTCCCCATTTTTTTCCAAGCTGAAAGGAAAAATCTGCAATATCATACCCATCTAAACTTGCAACAGTAACTATCGTAATTTGAGTACTGGTACTGTCATTAAACGAGACTAACTTTTGTTCCAGTTGCTGTACCTCCTGTGAATTCAAGAGAGTAGCAAAATCATTTACTAAACGAGGGGGTGTAGGTGCATCCGGAATTGCGGCGAATAGATTACCATGTATGCAACAAAGAAGTATTGATAAAAGTAGGCAGTAAATTTTCTTACACATGTTATTTTCCGTAAGAAACATCATTACTTAATTCGTTGGTATCGTTTTTTTGAAAAGGAAAATGATGCCGTAATTGTTCTCCAGCACTTTCAATTCCTTTCATTGCACCGGCAAAGAAATTTCCATTTCGAAATTCTGATTGCATAATTTCTTTGGTTTGATTCCAAAAATTTTGACCTACCAGTTCATTGATTCCAGCATCTCCGAGTATGGCAAATTTGCGCGACTTTATAGCTATGTAAATCAGAACACCGTTTTTTTGAGCAGTATCTTGAAGGTTGAGTAAAGCAAATAATTTTTTTGCTCTCCACATTGCACTGAACCAACAGCGCGATTCAACATGAAGTTTTATTTCACCTGAAGTCTGCAATTCAGCTTTCGCGATTGCTTGAACAATAAGTTGTTCTTCTTCCGGCGAAAAAAAGGTATTCATTGTGTATGAAACAAGTTGAATCTAAATTTAATTCTAAAAATTAGAACTTTACATCTGGAGCTTTATCAGCACCTGCTTGTGCTTGAAAGTAACCTTTTACTTGAAAGCCATACATTCCGGCTAGTAAGTTATTTGGAAATTTGCGCACATAGGTATTGTAATTTTGTACAATTTCATTAAAGTCGCGTCGAGCAACTCCAATACGGTTTTCCATACCTTCATATTGTGCCTGAAAATCGCTGAAGTTTTGTGTGGCTTTTAATTGTGGATATTGTTCGGCTACTACTAATAAACGCGACAAAGAAGAGGACAATCCATCTTGTGCTTTTTGAAATTCAGCAACTTTTTCGGGTGTAAGATTGCTTGGGTCAATTTTTACACTGGTTGCTTCAGCTCTAGCTTGAATTACTGCTTCTAAAGTAGATTTTTCAAAATTGGCAGCACCTTTTACTGTTTCAACTAGCACTTTTGTTTTGTCTGCTCTTAATTGATAAGCATTTTCAACCTGTGCCCATGCTCCGTTAATTGGTTCGTTCATACCAACCAAAGTATTGTATGTACCGGCAAAGAAGCGGTAAATAATAAATACTACAACTACTATAACTCCGATAATAATCCAACTTTTTTTCATGATTGTTTTGCTAAAATTTGTGTTTTTAAACTATGAATTGGGTACAAAAATAGCAAAAAACACTAGTCCTTTTTGATAATTCGCATTTGAATCAAAGCCAAAAGTTCTCCAGCCTTTTGAGTACCTAGTATATATTTTAAGCCTTCCTTGTCTGTTAACTCCAAGGCTTCGGTTCCGAATGTGTAAAATTTAATTTTGCCTTTACGGTGAAGATTATATTCAGGAACATTGAAATAGTAAGAACTGTAGGCGATTTTCTTTGCGTCTACCAGACTGTCGAAATCAATTTTTACTTTTCTGGAAGACCAAATTCCATCTAGTGTGATGCTCTTTTCAGTAACTATAGTTTTGATGTGCAACACAAAGAACAATCCTATGGATAAGATGAGAATAATCATACCAAGCAAAAAAAACAATGCACCCGAATTAGGGATATCTTGAACCGGATACGATCCAATTCGGAGTCCCGATACATCTACCGGTTTAGGGTTTTCGCTCCAATAATATGCTATAAAGCAAAACAAAGCCAGCACACCTCTTCGTAAAAAGGAATACTTGTTATAACCCAAGTATTGTTTTTCAATGAATAAATTTTTTTCCTCCATGTTAGGCTTGATGAAATGCGACTTCGATAATTTTTTGGGTTGTGGAATTTACTTTAAAGCGATTGTCTAATCGATGGTTCACAATCCATATTATTTTAGTTCCGGAACAAAGCAGCCAAATTTTCTCTTTCTCAAAAATAGAAAGTTTGGAATCAATAAAAAAATCACTCAACTTTTTACTCCCTTTCATACCAAGCGGGTAGAATTTATCCCCGATTTTCCATTTGCGAAGTACTAATGGAAAATCGATAGTTTCTAAATCTATTTGCGCAATTGATTTATCGCTTTTAAGGGTAAATTTAGAGTTGTTTTGAACAGTTTTAATGCTAAGCCGAATGGGCTGCTCCAATACCTTGTCGTGTTTGTTTATTTGATATTGTTCGGCTTGTGCTTTAGTTTCAATTTTTGATACAATAAGCGCTGCTCGGTCAATTAATAGCCGATGCGATGCAGAATAAAAGATTTTACCTGTTTTGCCCTTTATAGCCTCACTAATTTCAGTACAAACAGCTGCGGTAAAATCGTAACATTTTAAGAATTCATAGAGGTAAGTTGGCAAAGGATTCAACTTTTTTAAGTTGACAAGGGAAAAGCGAATGTCGGTTTTTGTAAGTTGTTGCAAGGTGTTTTGCTTCTCTTGAATCAATTGCCGATAGAGTATTTCGGACTGATTAATATTTTGAGAGCTTGCATAAAATTGCTGTTCATATTCAGGATTAATTTTCGCTAATTGAGGCAATACCCAATGTCTAAGTTGGTTCCGAACATAATCTGTAGAAGCATTGCTTTTGTCTTCACGGAAAGTAATTTTATTTGCCGTGGCAAATTTTTCCAGCTCGCACCGTGTTGAAAAAAGTAATGGACGAATCAGTTTGTTCTTTTTTGGATAAATACCGTGCAACCCTGAAATTCCGGTTCCTCTAAGTAAGTTAATCAACATAGTTTCGGTTACATCTGTTTTATGATGTGCTGTTGAGATATAATTAGCAGAAATTTTTTGCGGAGTTTTTCAAACCACTCATAGCGTAAATTTCGAGCAGCCATTTGAATGGAAACCTGGTTTTTATTGGCGTATTTTTTTGTCTCGAATTTAGTCGAGTAAAAAGGGATAGAATTTTTTTCACAAAACAGTTTCACAAATCGTTCATCGGCATCGGATTCTTTTCCACGAAGCTTAAAATTGCAATGTGCAACTGCAATCTTTGCCTTCTTAGCAATAAACAAATGAAGCATTACCATTGAGTCAAGTCCACCACTTACAGCTAATAAAATTTTATCGCCTGGTTCATAGAGTTTATGTTCAGCAACAAATTTCTCAAAGTGTTTTTGCATGGTGTTTCAATTAAATTTTTTGTTTCTTCTCAATTACTTGAAACATTGCTGCCGCTTTTACAAAGCACTCGTCATATTCGTTCTGAGCAACAGAATTAGCAGTAATAGCACTTCCAACCATAAAGGAACTTGTATTTGTTTTACTATTGTGTAAGATACTTCTTATTACCACATTAAAATCAAAATCTCTTTCCGGTGAAATATACCCAACTGCACCGGAGTATATTCCTCGTTTACTGGTTTCAAATAGTTCAATAAGTTGCATTGCTTTAATTTTGGGCGCTCCAGTCATGCTGCCCATAGGAAATGCGTTTTTTAGGGCATCAATAAAATGAATTTCGGGAGAAAGTTCGCAGCTAACAGTCGAAATTAATTGATGCACTTGTTGAAATGTATAAACCCCAAACAATTCTTCAACTTTCACACTGCCTTTGCTCGCACTTCGCGATAAATCATTTCTAACTAAATCAACAATCATTACATTTTCACTTCGTTCTTTTGCATCGTTAAAAAGTTCATTTTTAAGTTTACTATTTTCAGCTTCCGAATTTCCTTTTTTGCGTGTGCCTTTAATTGGTTGGGAAATCAGTTTTGATCCTACTTTTTTTAAAAATCTTTCGGGACTAGCGCAACACAAATGCACAAAATTGGATTGATAATAACACGACATCGGAGTTTGCGAAATACGGTTCAATTGCTCATAAAGAAAATGAGGTTGTAGTGTATGCTTATGTGCAACAAACTCAATACAGTAATTTAATTCATAAATATCGCCTTGTTGAATATGTTTTTTTATTGCAGCAATAGTTGAAAAATAATTTTCTTTACTCACTTGAGCTTGTATATCTGCAGTGTTATATGTTACATTATCATTTAATACTTCGCAAGAAATAATTTCTTTAATGATTTTTTGCAGCTGACTTTCTGAATAATTATCTTCAAAAAAGCAAACCTCCAAACGATTTTCTTTAAGTATAAATACCAGCCGAGGCTGAAAGAAATGTAAATCGGGAAATTCAAGATTGTCTTGGTTTTTGGAAGAAAGTAATTTTTCAACCTCGTTTTTTAAATCGTACGATAAATAGCCAAAACACCAGTCATTAATACTTTCAATGTAGTTTTTAAGTTGCGTGAAAGCACCTTCAGAATTGCATTTTATTTCGCAAATAGCATCAACACCAACTAATAAATCGTAAGTGTTGTAATTCATGCTTGAACTGTTTTCAGAAGCTTGGGAA containing:
- a CDS encoding HAMP domain-containing histidine kinase, producing MSIYQKKQNWKIWLVAVALLIVVVSLWYTNILANKIALEERTKVKLWAEAIQKKANLVKYTNSLFDRLKNEERKKVELWAEGSKKLANPNLDLGDLSFIFEVIKNNESVPVILTDENNKVISSRNLDSAQASDSSYLREQIKLMSALQPPIEIKLSGDKKNYLYYKDSKLFSELKVVLDDLIKSFISEVVINSASVPVLYTDQSQQQIIYYGNIDTTQIVSPELVKKLITSMAAANTPIAVELGNGEKNYIFYKDSFLLTQLKYYPFIQFGIIGLFMIIAYTLFSTARKSEQNQVWVGMAKETAHQLGTPLSSLIAWIELLKARGLKDESSEIEKDVHRLETITERFSKIGSQPVLKKENLLNVLQDGMNYMQTRTSKKVTFTLSGSNEIYAPISVALFEWVIENILRNAVDAMEGQGTINISVSDQTQFAYIDISDTGKGIPKSQYKTIFEPGFTTKRRGWGLGLSLTKRIIENYHNGKIFVKNSEIEKGTTFRIVLQK
- a CDS encoding insulinase family protein, which produces MIPKSAKAVTVKFLLFAVLFTISISVNAQPKLIEKISKIGSEVVIPYEKYTLPNGLTIVIHEDHSDPAVYVDVTYHVGSAREEIGRSGFAHFFEHMMFQGSDHVGDDQHFKIVSEAGGNLNGTTNSDRTNYFETMPSNQLEVALWLEADRMGFLLDAVTQKKFEIQRSTVKNERGQNYDNRPYGLVNEKTYQAMYPYGHPYSWSTIGYLVDLDRVDVSDLKAFFLRWYGPNNATLTVAGDVNPAEVLKLAEKYFGTIPQCPAVKNMVPVPVKLDKDRYISYEDNIKFPLLQLAFPTVEARHADEAALDILAEVLGQSKTSVIYQNLVKSQKSVQALAEHGCRELGGSFEISAIASPGTTPAELEKIIRSSMDEFEKKGITDEDLKRYKASYEANTINSLNSVRGKGAQLAFYQTFTGNPNYIQTDMSRYMKVSKEDVMRVYRQYIKGKPAVILTVYGKGKSELKAHEDNFTPPVINPNDADHAEYKGLVYKKAVDTFDRSKKPNAGANPVVKVPALWEEKFANGLKIIGTQNDEIPSVTLQLTIEAGHRLEDKSKAGVAQLLGDIMQESTEKYTAEQMEDALAKLGSSISLSSGASEITVTISSLTRNLDATLKLAEEILFHPKFDKEDFELVKSQKLQAISNQVTQPVVVANNVFNKLLYGDNSIMSIPAGGTTATVSSITLEDLKSYYNKNISPNISNLVVVGDINKADVLTKLSFLKNWKSTNVSLPKEDAIPAIDKTKIYLINKDKAAQSEIRIGYMSMPFDATGEYYKSTLMNFTLGGAFNSRINMNLREDKGYTYGARSNFNGSKYAGPFVAAAGVRANATDSAMVEFIKEINNYSGSGISEEELKFTKSSIGLSEALKYETPAQKAVFLKRISDFNLSPDYTDKQNQILNSITKAEIDQLAKQKLPLEKMVITVVGDKKLIYEGLSKLGYEIIEMDADGKVLYDKNNQPLYPTDKK
- a CDS encoding leucine-rich repeat domain-containing protein, translating into MLNHLIAQPEPDTSRIFTSLEEALLHPSEVYKLKLHKLPHHNLPDTLVVFSNLRWLDISKNKLKELPASIGKLENLEYLNASKNKLRSVPYTLGYLKKLKILVLNQNEIETLPKEIGNLSSLTVLDLWSNEIDQFPESISQLQQLKKVDLRVININEPAQERIKKQLPNTVVLFSGGCNCGK
- a CDS encoding TPM domain-containing protein; this encodes MCKKIYCLLLSILLCCIHGNLFAAIPDAPTPPRLVNDFATLLNSQEVQQLEQKLVSFNDSTSTQITIVTVASLDGYDIADFSFQLGKKWGIGQKGINNGVLIVVAKQERKTFIATGYGVEEYLPDAICNQIVDNVINPNFKSGAFYTGLDAGTSQLMGYLTGKFKADQIPGKKTKRNPIFTLIIVLIIVFILIRLFGGRGGGGGHMSTYVAGHILSNMMRGGGNSGFGGFGGGGSGGFGGFGGGGFGGGGAGGDW
- a CDS encoding TPM domain-containing protein; translated protein: MNTFFSPEEEQLIVQAIAKAELQTSGEIKLHVESRCWFSAMWRAKKLFALLNLQDTAQKNGVLIYIAIKSRKFAILGDAGINELVGQNFWNQTKEIMQSEFRNGNFFAGAMKGIESAGEQLRHHFPFQKNDTNELSNDVSYGK
- a CDS encoding LemA family protein translates to MKKSWIIIGVIVVVVFIIYRFFAGTYNTLVGMNEPINGAWAQVENAYQLRADKTKVLVETVKGAANFEKSTLEAVIQARAEATSVKIDPSNLTPEKVAEFQKAQDGLSSSLSRLLVVAEQYPQLKATQNFSDFQAQYEGMENRIGVARRDFNEIVQNYNTYVRKFPNNLLAGMYGFQVKGYFQAQAGADKAPDVKF
- the tilS gene encoding tRNA lysidine(34) synthetase TilS encodes the protein MLINLLRGTGISGLHGIYPKKNKLIRPLLFSTRCELEKFATANKITFREDKSNASTDYVRNQLRHWVLPQLAKINPEYEQQFYASSQNINQSEILYRQLIQEKQNTLQQLTKTDIRFSLVNLKKLNPLPTYLYEFLKCYDFTAAVCTEISEAIKGKTGKIFYSASHRLLIDRAALIVSKIETKAQAEQYQINKHDKVLEQPIRLSIKTVQNNSKFTLKSDKSIAQIDLETIDFPLVLRKWKIGDKFYPLGMKGSKKLSDFFIDSKLSIFEKEKIWLLCSGTKIIWIVNHRLDNRFKVNSTTQKIIEVAFHQA
- a CDS encoding anthranilate synthase component I family protein, whose protein sequence is MRKSLFFNLISPQQFKSQLLQWASQFSTIAYLNSNSQASENSSSMNYNTYDLLVGVDAICEIKCNSEGAFTQLKNYIESINDWCFGYLSYDLKNEVEKLLSSKNQDNLEFPDLHFFQPRLVFILKENRLEVCFFEDNYSESQLQKIIKEIISCEVLNDNVTYNTADIQAQVSKENYFSTIAAIKKHIQQGDIYELNYCIEFVAHKHTLQPHFLYEQLNRISQTPMSCYYQSNFVHLCCASPERFLKKVGSKLISQPIKGTRKKGNSEAENSKLKNELFNDAKERSENVMIVDLVRNDLSRSASKGSVKVEELFGVYTFQQVHQLISTVSCELSPEIHFIDALKNAFPMGSMTGAPKIKAMQLIELFETSKRGIYSGAVGYISPERDFDFNVVIRSILHNSKTNTSSFMVGSAITANSVAQNEYDECFVKAAAMFQVIEKKQKI